From a region of the Planctomycetota bacterium genome:
- a CDS encoding class I fructose-bisphosphate aldolase, which yields MASNIQEHLGKDADALLSYEAKGVKKADLHLPGPDFVDRVVAHTDRNPQVLRNFQGMVNNGRLAGTGYVSILPVDQGIEHSAGASFAKNPIYFDPENIVRLAYEGGCNAVCSTLGVLGMCSRKWAHKIPFMVKLNHNELLTYPNKADEVMFAQVEQAFDMGATSVGATIYWGSEESGRQLQEVSEAFARAHQLGMVTVLWCYLRNNAFKKDGVDYHVSADLTGQANHLGVTIEADIIKQKLPENNGGYKMLNMGDSSYGKFDERIYSELMPGDHPIELTRYQLANCYMGRAPLINSGGASGANDFGDAVYTAVVNKRAGGMGLISGRKAFQRPMDEGVKLLNTIQDVYLDENITIA from the coding sequence ATGGCATCGAACATTCAAGAACATCTCGGCAAAGACGCGGACGCACTCCTGAGTTACGAGGCGAAGGGCGTCAAGAAAGCCGACCTCCACCTGCCCGGCCCGGACTTCGTCGACCGTGTCGTCGCCCACACCGACCGCAACCCGCAAGTGCTCCGCAACTTCCAGGGCATGGTCAACAACGGCCGGCTTGCCGGCACCGGTTATGTCTCGATCCTCCCGGTCGACCAAGGCATCGAGCACTCGGCCGGTGCGAGCTTTGCCAAGAACCCGATCTACTTCGACCCCGAGAACATCGTCCGCCTTGCTTACGAGGGCGGCTGTAACGCGGTCTGCTCGACGCTCGGCGTGCTGGGCATGTGCAGCCGTAAGTGGGCCCACAAGATCCCGTTCATGGTCAAGCTCAACCACAACGAGCTGTTGACCTATCCGAACAAGGCCGACGAAGTCATGTTCGCTCAGGTCGAGCAGGCGTTCGACATGGGCGCGACCAGCGTCGGTGCGACCATCTATTGGGGCAGCGAGGAGAGCGGCAGGCAGTTGCAGGAAGTCTCCGAAGCCTTCGCCCGTGCCCACCAGCTCGGCATGGTCACCGTGCTCTGGTGCTACCTCCGCAACAACGCCTTCAAGAAGGACGGCGTCGACTACCACGTCAGCGCCGACCTCACCGGCCAGGCCAACCACCTCGGCGTCACGATCGAAGCCGACATCATCAAGCAAAAGCTGCCCGAGAACAACGGCGGCTACAAGATGCTCAACATGGGCGATTCGTCCTACGGCAAGTTCGACGAGCGGATCTACTCCGAGCTCATGCCCGGCGACCACCCGATCGAACTGACCCGCTACCAGCTGGCCAACTGCTACATGGGCCGGGCACCGCTGATCAACTCCGGCGGTGCGAGCGGTGCCAACGACTTCGGTGATGCGGTCTACACCGCCGTGGTCAACAAGCGTGCCGGCGGCATGGGCCTGATCTCCGGCCGCAAGGCATTCCAGCGTCCGATGGACGAGGGCGTCAAGCTGCTCAACACGATC
- a CDS encoding DUF4870 domain-containing protein translates to MSDATPPPPDPATPPADPAATPASAPVGQQDTVMCVLSYLGILSLVPLLAKKDDPFIQWHARQGIGLTIAMFAVFFVIVIFAVILALISGILALLANLLLLAAAVGWLVLTIMGIIKACSGEKWLMPGIGPIVNKQD, encoded by the coding sequence ATGAGTGACGCAACCCCGCCCCCGCCGGACCCGGCCACCCCGCCGGCAGACCCCGCCGCAACGCCCGCATCGGCCCCGGTAGGCCAGCAGGACACGGTCATGTGCGTGTTGAGCTATCTCGGCATCCTGTCGTTGGTGCCGCTGTTGGCGAAGAAGGATGACCCGTTTATCCAGTGGCACGCGAGGCAAGGCATTGGGCTGACCATCGCCATGTTTGCCGTCTTTTTCGTGATCGTGATCTTCGCGGTCATCTTGGCGTTGATCAGCGGCATCCTGGCTTTGTTGGCCAACCTTCTGCTTCTTGCCGCGGCCGTGGGCTGGTTGGTGCTGACGATCATGGGCATCATCAAGGCCTGCAGCGGCGAAAAGTGGCTCATGCCCGGCATCGGGCCGATCGTGAACAAGCAGGATTGA
- a CDS encoding MotA/TolQ/ExbB proton channel family protein, with translation MSMVETALPMDFGTLIGYGVAWGSMLFGMWHLTHSLGPYWKPTEVVLVGGLAVGAAIASTPLHIVTGSFKSALKMLFNKTAHIDHTIKEMVEFAETARRDGVLALEQQAKGHDDPFLRRGLQLTIDGTDPEVVKSTLELELAAMGERHKHGKHMWHTIAKFGPGCGLIACLVAQVAMFQNLSGDAAAIGAALSVALTGTLYGAIIQNVMAGPIADKLGALSKDELFAKEVVMQGILSIQAGNNPRVVEMQLLSFVSAGKQGALAQAA, from the coding sequence ATGTCCATGGTGGAGACCGCATTACCTATGGACTTCGGAACTCTCATTGGATATGGCGTCGCCTGGGGCTCCATGCTGTTCGGCATGTGGCACCTCACCCACTCGCTCGGGCCGTATTGGAAACCGACCGAGGTGGTTCTCGTGGGTGGCCTGGCTGTCGGCGCTGCCATTGCCTCGACCCCCCTGCACATCGTGACTGGCTCCTTCAAGTCGGCGTTGAAGATGCTCTTCAACAAGACCGCGCACATCGACCACACCATCAAGGAAATGGTCGAGTTCGCCGAGACCGCCCGCCGGGACGGCGTGCTCGCCCTCGAGCAGCAGGCCAAGGGGCATGACGATCCGTTCCTTCGCCGCGGCCTTCAACTCACCATCGACGGCACCGATCCCGAAGTCGTCAAATCGACGCTCGAACTCGAACTGGCTGCCATGGGCGAACGCCACAAACACGGCAAACACATGTGGCACACGATCGCGAAGTTCGGCCCGGGCTGTGGTTTGATCGCGTGTCTGGTCGCGCAGGTCGCGATGTTCCAGAACCTCTCCGGCGACGCGGCCGCGATCGGTGCCGCCCTCTCGGTCGCACTCACCGGCACGCTCTACGGGGCGATCATCCAGAACGTCATGGCCGGCCCGATCGCCGACAAACTCGGTGCGCTTTCCAAGGACGAACTCTTCGCCAAGGAGGTCGTCATGCAAGGCATCCTCAGCATCCAGGCCGGCAACAACCCGCGCGTGGTGGAGATGCAGTTGCTCTCGTTCGTCAGTGCGGGCAAGCAGGGAGCTTTGGCTCAGGCGGCGTAG
- a CDS encoding OmpA family protein gives MSCKKCDEEELCEECPEWIFTLADLLMCMMGLFVLMWVLKPDGAGGASGAGAVEAEEERQVEVIASIREKFGYVPDSDSHDPIDLFLLKKEMERQARNGPGERGNTKRAPDGAEGTEHEVTTIRPGQHYTKGGAVGFAAGEHIVSLGAIDLIDQIAEEIKGHRNIIMVRGHAALDDGGDDDEKMMLSLRRAEQVARLLVERGVSRDVIRVQGSGTYEPIRRQAYFDDTPTTNRRVEIEVTDQLVRDRQAEELTTPVDGTRPLPNKPASIEE, from the coding sequence ATGTCTTGCAAAAAGTGCGACGAAGAAGAACTGTGTGAGGAATGTCCCGAGTGGATCTTCACGCTCGCGGACTTGCTGATGTGCATGATGGGCTTGTTCGTGCTCATGTGGGTGCTCAAGCCCGATGGTGCCGGCGGCGCGAGCGGTGCGGGCGCGGTCGAGGCCGAGGAAGAGCGGCAAGTCGAGGTCATCGCCTCCATCCGTGAGAAGTTCGGCTACGTGCCCGACTCCGACAGCCACGATCCCATCGACCTGTTCCTGCTCAAGAAAGAGATGGAACGCCAAGCTCGCAACGGTCCCGGCGAACGGGGCAACACCAAGCGGGCGCCCGACGGCGCGGAAGGCACCGAGCACGAGGTCACCACGATTCGCCCCGGTCAGCACTACACCAAGGGCGGCGCGGTCGGGTTCGCAGCCGGCGAGCACATCGTCTCGCTTGGTGCGATCGACCTCATCGACCAGATCGCGGAGGAGATCAAAGGGCACCGCAACATCATCATGGTTCGCGGGCATGCGGCGCTTGACGATGGCGGTGACGACGATGAGAAAATGATGCTCAGCCTCCGACGGGCCGAGCAGGTTGCCAGACTCTTGGTGGAGCGTGGCGTCTCGCGTGACGTCATCCGCGTTCAGGGCAGCGGCACCTATGAACCGATCCGCCGACAGGCCTACTTCGACGACACGCCGACGACCAACCGACGCGTCGAGATCGAAGTCACCGACCAACTCGTGCGTGACCGGCAAGCCGAGGAGTTGACCACGCCCGTCGACGGAACCCGCCCCCTACCAAACAAACCCGCGAGTATCGAAGAATAA
- a CDS encoding NAD(P)H-dependent oxidoreductase, with protein MPTDEQPILVIAGTNRPDANALKVARLVLAKYQSAGVPASLYSLSEMPAEIFNPSCYAKKPAGWSDTTDRVVNAAGLHVVTPEYNGSFPGVLKYFIDMLPFPEAFDDKPVTFTGEAAGDWGAFRSIEQLMGIFGYRNARIYATHVYIPGIMQAFAESGALKDEGTDGRLGKQCFGFAKFCKALGE; from the coding sequence ATGCCCACGGACGAACAACCCATTCTCGTGATCGCCGGCACCAACCGGCCCGATGCCAACGCGCTCAAAGTCGCCAGGCTCGTGCTTGCCAAGTACCAAAGCGCAGGCGTTCCGGCGTCGCTCTACTCGCTTAGCGAAATGCCGGCCGAGATTTTCAATCCGTCGTGCTACGCCAAGAAACCCGCCGGCTGGTCGGACACCACGGACCGAGTCGTCAATGCCGCGGGGCTGCATGTCGTCACGCCGGAATACAACGGCAGCTTTCCCGGCGTGCTGAAGTACTTCATCGACATGCTGCCTTTCCCGGAGGCGTTTGACGACAAGCCGGTGACCTTCACCGGCGAGGCGGCCGGCGACTGGGGTGCCTTCCGTTCCATCGAGCAGCTCATGGGCATCTTCGGTTACCGCAACGCCCGCATCTATGCGACACACGTCTACATCCCCGGCATCATGCAGGCGTTTGCTGAGAGCGGTGCGTTGAAGGATGAAGGCACCGACGGCCGACTCGGCAAGCAATGCTTCGGCTTTGCCAAGTTCTGCAAGGCGCTGGGCGAGTGA
- a CDS encoding sulfite exporter TauE/SafE family protein: MEPVHLLGYAGVAIAVALIGVTKSGFGAGMGLLVVPMTAIALGFTPAGSESALGLLLPLLIVGDIIAIAQHHKHFAWDLLKRLLPGTAVGVVVGGAVLFLIKQQAGLVEALIRIEIGIECVVLVSLHWWRQWKGTQEKLMPEPARGLVTGMFIAISSTLAHAAGPIFAMYVLPLKKTRDAFVGTSALYFFMLNNAKIPAYIMAGQFADVNWIGGAALAPLVLVGALFGFALKKRMTDALFMKLVYVVTFMLGWGLLIDGVAKLLS; this comes from the coding sequence ATGGAGCCTGTTCACCTTCTCGGTTATGCCGGCGTGGCGATCGCGGTCGCACTCATCGGCGTGACCAAGTCCGGCTTCGGGGCGGGAATGGGCTTGCTGGTCGTGCCGATGACGGCGATCGCGTTGGGGTTTACGCCGGCCGGATCGGAGTCGGCGCTTGGGCTATTGCTACCGCTGCTCATCGTCGGCGACATCATCGCGATCGCGCAGCACCACAAGCATTTCGCGTGGGATTTGCTCAAACGATTGTTACCGGGCACGGCAGTCGGCGTGGTCGTCGGCGGGGCGGTGCTGTTCCTGATCAAGCAACAGGCCGGATTGGTCGAAGCGCTGATTCGCATCGAGATCGGCATCGAGTGTGTCGTGCTCGTGAGTCTGCATTGGTGGCGACAGTGGAAGGGCACGCAGGAGAAGCTCATGCCCGAGCCGGCGCGCGGATTGGTGACGGGCATGTTCATCGCGATCAGCAGCACACTCGCCCACGCCGCCGGGCCGATCTTCGCGATGTATGTGCTGCCGTTGAAGAAGACCCGCGATGCGTTCGTCGGCACGTCGGCGCTGTACTTCTTCATGCTCAACAACGCCAAGATCCCGGCATACATCATGGCCGGACAGTTCGCGGACGTGAACTGGATCGGCGGGGCTGCGCTGGCGCCACTCGTGCTCGTCGGCGCGCTGTTCGGCTTTGCGTTGAAGAAACGCATGACCGACGCGCTGTTCATGAAGCTCGTCTACGTCGTCACGTTCATGCTCGGCTGGGGGCTGCTGATCGACGGGGTTGCCAAGTTGCTGTCCTGA
- a CDS encoding NAD-binding protein — MKSIVTQLALFIRQRPGKPNVRTLLRFIALLIGMIFIFSVLFHYIMLREGQEHSWVTGFYWTLTVMSTLGFGDITFESDLGRAFSMFVLLSGVLFMLVLLPFTVIQFFYAPWIEARRQARAPDELPVDLRDHVIITRHDPVTAALINRLRRQRIDYVLLVPDRQEALRLHDEGLRVMVGQLDMPETYRNARLDQAALLVTTADDATDTKVIFVAREVAGKTPMIATVDNPRSRSVLSLAGAQHALNLTELVGESLAHRTIGGDAMTHVIDRLGNLQIAEANALRTPLVGNTIAENRIADLGVAVLGVWERGEFEVAQPDTVIGNNAVLVLGGTAEQLLNYDEAFAIYNVSGAPVVLIGCGRVGKATARALSNRGIQWCMIDRDPSRQADWMTDEQFLHGDAADVDVLKKAGIEKAPTVLITTHDDSTNVYLTLLLRDLRPDIQIISRATLEQNVRTLHRAGADFVMSTATLGASRIMNLLRHGSIVPIAEGLNIVRVAIPSALAGSRLTEVPVRKETGATVIATVVNGDMRINPNPADPLPTDGDLVLIGDEQTEQRFAELYGDSPA; from the coding sequence GTGAAGTCGATCGTCACCCAACTCGCACTATTCATCCGGCAGCGGCCCGGGAAGCCCAACGTCCGGACGTTGTTGCGTTTCATCGCCCTGCTCATCGGGATGATCTTCATCTTCAGCGTGCTGTTCCACTACATCATGCTCCGCGAGGGACAGGAGCACAGTTGGGTGACGGGGTTCTATTGGACGCTGACTGTGATGAGCACGTTGGGGTTCGGCGACATCACGTTCGAGTCGGACCTGGGCCGGGCGTTCTCGATGTTCGTCTTGCTCAGCGGCGTGCTGTTCATGTTGGTGCTGCTGCCGTTCACGGTGATCCAGTTTTTCTACGCCCCGTGGATCGAGGCCCGACGGCAGGCTCGCGCGCCCGACGAGTTGCCCGTCGACCTGCGCGATCATGTCATCATCACGCGACACGATCCGGTCACCGCGGCACTGATCAACCGCCTGCGGCGACAGCGGATCGACTACGTCTTGCTGGTGCCGGACCGCCAGGAAGCACTGCGGCTTCATGACGAGGGGCTGCGTGTCATGGTCGGCCAGCTCGACATGCCCGAGACCTATCGCAACGCCCGGCTCGACCAGGCCGCCCTGCTCGTGACCACCGCCGATGACGCGACCGACACCAAGGTCATCTTCGTTGCCAGGGAAGTCGCGGGTAAGACGCCGATGATCGCGACCGTCGACAACCCACGCAGCCGGTCGGTCCTGTCGCTGGCCGGGGCGCAACATGCGTTGAATCTCACCGAACTCGTCGGCGAATCGCTCGCTCACCGCACCATCGGCGGCGACGCGATGACCCACGTCATCGACCGCCTCGGCAACCTACAGATCGCCGAAGCTAATGCGCTGCGCACGCCGCTGGTTGGGAACACGATCGCCGAGAACCGCATCGCCGATCTGGGCGTGGCGGTGTTGGGCGTGTGGGAGCGTGGAGAGTTCGAAGTAGCGCAACCGGATACCGTGATCGGCAACAACGCTGTACTCGTGCTGGGCGGGACGGCCGAGCAGTTGCTCAACTACGACGAAGCGTTTGCGATCTACAACGTGAGTGGCGCGCCGGTCGTGCTCATCGGTTGCGGCCGGGTTGGTAAAGCCACCGCGCGTGCCCTGTCCAACCGCGGCATCCAGTGGTGCATGATCGACCGAGACCCGAGCCGACAGGCCGACTGGATGACCGACGAGCAGTTCCTGCACGGCGACGCGGCCGATGTCGATGTGCTCAAGAAAGCCGGCATCGAGAAAGCACCGACCGTCCTCATCACGACGCACGACGACTCGACCAACGTGTACCTGACTCTGTTGCTACGCGACCTTCGGCCGGACATACAGATCATCAGCCGGGCGACGCTGGAACAAAACGTCCGCACGCTCCACCGAGCGGGAGCAGACTTCGTGATGAGCACGGCTACGCTTGGCGCGAGCCGAATCATGAACCTGCTGCGTCACGGGAGCATCGTGCCGATCGCCGAGGGGCTCAACATCGTCCGCGTGGCCATCCCCAGTGCGTTGGCCGGCTCGAGACTCACCGAAGTCCCGGTCCGCAAAGAAACCGGCGCGACCGTCATCGCGACCGTCGTCAACGGGGACATGCGCATCAACCCCAACCCGGCCGACCCGCTACCGACCGACGGAGACCTCGTCCTCATTGGCGACGAGCAAACCGAACAACGCTTCGCGGAGTTGTACGGAGATAGCCCGGCGTAA
- a CDS encoding iron-sulfur cluster assembly accessory protein, producing MATTDTATDNPVTLTEGAAKEITDIVNQQVEAGELEADKVYLRVGVKGGGCSGFSYMLDLIQEEPADSDEVFEEKGIRVVADMKSLLYLGGVQIDFKDEVMGRGFVFNNPNATSTCGCGSSFTA from the coding sequence ATGGCCACCACCGATACCGCCACCGACAACCCCGTTACCCTCACTGAGGGCGCGGCCAAGGAAATCACCGACATCGTCAACCAGCAGGTCGAAGCTGGCGAACTCGAAGCTGACAAGGTTTACCTCCGCGTCGGCGTCAAGGGCGGCGGCTGCTCGGGCTTCTCCTACATGCTCGACCTGATCCAGGAAGAGCCCGCCGATTCCGATGAGGTCTTCGAGGAAAAGGGCATCCGCGTTGTCGCTGACATGAAATCGCTGCTCTACCTCGGCGGCGTGCAGATCGACTTCAAAGACGAGGTGATGGGCCGTGGGTTCGTGTTCAACAACCCCAACGCCACCAGCACCTGCGGCTGCGGCAGCAGCTTCACCGCGTAG
- a CDS encoding glycoside hydrolase family 2 TIM barrel-domain containing protein, protein MIASLMLAGLFMFQPGQNNTGFSTDVADIPPTKRPDDASSPYKDTQLPEVRLTPPVKTVFGEEGHRQSLNGTWQYTPRVPEGFDGTAASLGETMDAQVPGQTWLQELPLMEVKELHVPCAFTRTFEVSPEWDGRYFALQFESLDGYSKIYVNGQKVGEVDGGYIPSEFDVTDAIKPGETNELVVTIELSLLSSWIRREMGNVARPVWLQSLPTVHVSRFHVDTTRTEDGRWQLEVIRKVENHTDQAVEGVELRLDIPGVVLDAGSTLTAIPARESNSGSSKTTFALDKPIKPWHPESPNLYDATLTLMLDDEPLMTVGRRVGFRTVTAEDGVLKINGIPFTVKGTNYHTTYPGSGHHPTPEQYRADIENLVALNHNSLRVWQTPSSAYMDACDELGMTTTMEVPMNEMIYGRGFGEGQKGNDPAMTEPFLEFAGRVFETYRSYPSNILWGLANEAPYYDYFEMGAFGFRNADPNRPVFFGSDMRIGISIPGTNVNDDHYPLRGRLALDDPAGIVGGAWEFPTDEPNIFTEWAHVPWNNTTERAWDPAIHEFFSRIMLGHMKQTWLHPHVAGGYVFSSTPLRGLGRHYDFGYYDVFRRPNASAWAVYQAYSPVWIEAVEQEVMSGPTDYQQEYRHTIRIKNRFDSQDLNGVRVYPIVENPHRPVESVGSLPQANVGDTIEFVYDHHGSTGLAFVDERDVVVQRLYFERRPEDGVPTAAPVAQDANGLELNAAGGTHTIVGDGFTFTLSADGALTATVDDTPVLTGTPTLAVRRSGLERWPANKRPIENMVHEWITDNVTVEQDGDNIVATIIGAYSRAKGSFTYTIAPTGEFTVAYDLTWTHFEKVDAFNVGVMMPVPDDFDRIDWRTDGFWHTYGPDEIGRPVGTATRLGPDDTLAARRAWEPATPYRDGKLGKPDVPKTWPWNHDLLTVDGMESTKDFRATRFDFRQFTISDGTVGLRALADGDKHAQAIADRDRRMLQISYHHNGGTEFHLVKSLRADVLITQPGTKLADEVTFQLVRAAD, encoded by the coding sequence ATGATCGCTTCGCTCATGTTGGCCGGACTTTTCATGTTTCAGCCGGGACAGAACAACACGGGGTTCAGTACCGACGTCGCGGACATCCCGCCGACCAAACGGCCCGATGACGCGTCGTCGCCGTACAAAGACACGCAACTGCCGGAGGTGCGCCTCACGCCGCCGGTGAAGACGGTGTTCGGTGAAGAAGGGCATCGCCAGTCGCTCAACGGAACGTGGCAGTACACGCCGCGCGTACCGGAGGGATTCGACGGAACCGCAGCGAGTCTGGGCGAGACGATGGACGCGCAGGTGCCGGGCCAGACGTGGCTGCAGGAGCTGCCGTTGATGGAAGTGAAAGAGCTGCACGTGCCGTGTGCGTTCACGCGAACGTTTGAAGTGTCACCGGAGTGGGACGGGCGGTACTTCGCGCTGCAGTTCGAGTCGCTCGACGGGTACAGCAAGATCTACGTCAACGGCCAGAAGGTCGGCGAGGTTGACGGCGGGTACATCCCGTCGGAGTTCGATGTCACCGATGCGATCAAGCCGGGCGAGACGAACGAGCTTGTGGTGACGATCGAGCTATCGCTGCTGAGCAGTTGGATCCGCCGCGAGATGGGCAACGTCGCGCGGCCGGTGTGGCTGCAGAGTTTGCCGACGGTACACGTGTCGCGATTTCATGTGGACACGACACGGACCGAAGACGGGCGCTGGCAGTTGGAGGTGATCCGCAAGGTCGAGAATCACACTGACCAAGCCGTCGAAGGTGTCGAGCTTCGGCTGGATATTCCCGGCGTGGTATTGGACGCAGGCTCAACACTGACGGCGATACCTGCCAGAGAGAGCAACTCCGGTTCAAGCAAAACGACTTTCGCGTTGGACAAGCCCATCAAGCCGTGGCACCCGGAGTCACCCAACCTCTACGACGCGACGCTTACGCTTATGCTCGACGATGAGCCACTGATGACGGTCGGTCGCCGCGTCGGCTTCCGCACGGTCACCGCCGAGGACGGCGTCCTCAAAATCAACGGCATCCCTTTCACCGTCAAAGGCACCAACTACCACACCACCTACCCCGGCTCCGGCCATCACCCGACCCCCGAGCAGTACCGTGCCGACATCGAAAACCTCGTCGCCCTCAACCACAACTCCCTGCGCGTCTGGCAGACGCCAAGCTCTGCGTACATGGACGCTTGCGACGAACTGGGGATGACGACGACGATGGAGGTGCCGATGAACGAGATGATCTACGGGCGCGGGTTTGGCGAGGGTCAGAAGGGCAACGACCCGGCGATGACCGAACCGTTCCTCGAGTTCGCCGGGCGGGTGTTCGAGACCTATCGCAGCTATCCGAGCAACATCCTCTGGGGCCTGGCGAACGAAGCGCCGTACTACGACTACTTCGAGATGGGTGCCTTCGGCTTCCGCAACGCCGACCCGAACCGCCCGGTGTTCTTCGGCTCGGACATGCGCATCGGCATCTCCATCCCCGGCACCAATGTCAACGACGATCACTACCCGCTGCGCGGCCGGCTCGCGCTCGACGATCCGGCCGGCATCGTCGGCGGGGCGTGGGAGTTTCCGACCGACGAGCCGAACATCTTCACCGAATGGGCCCACGTCCCGTGGAACAACACGACCGAACGCGCCTGGGACCCGGCGATCCACGAGTTCTTCAGCCGGATCATGCTCGGGCACATGAAGCAAACGTGGCTGCACCCGCACGTGGCGGGGGGATACGTGTTTTCGTCAACGCCACTGCGCGGCCTCGGCCGCCACTACGACTTTGGCTACTACGACGTCTTCCGTCGCCCGAACGCGTCGGCATGGGCGGTGTACCAGGCGTACTCGCCGGTGTGGATTGAGGCGGTGGAGCAGGAGGTGATGAGCGGTCCGACAGACTATCAACAGGAGTACCGACACACGATCCGCATCAAAAATCGATTCGACTCACAAGATCTCAACGGCGTTCGTGTGTATCCGATTGTTGAGAATCCGCATCGCCCAGTTGAGTCCGTAGGTTCGTTGCCTCAAGCGAACGTGGGTGACACTATCGAGTTTGTTTACGACCACCACGGATCAACCGGTTTGGCTTTCGTCGACGAACGTGATGTCGTTGTTCAGCGACTCTACTTTGAGCGGCGACCAGAGGATGGAGTTCCGACGGCAGCTCCCGTTGCTCAAGACGCGAATGGCCTCGAACTCAACGCTGCGGGCGGCACACACACCATCGTTGGCGATGGCTTTACCTTCACGCTCAGCGCCGACGGGGCGCTCACTGCCACCGTCGACGACACCCCGGTCCTCACCGGCACACCGACGCTCGCCGTACGCCGCTCCGGCCTCGAACGCTGGCCGGCGAACAAGCGGCCGATCGAAAACATGGTCCACGAGTGGATCACCGACAACGTCACCGTCGAGCAGGACGGCGACAACATCGTCGCGACCATCATCGGGGCGTACAGCCGGGCCAAGGGCAGCTTCACCTACACCATCGCGCCCACCGGCGAGTTCACCGTTGCCTATGACCTGACCTGGACGCACTTCGAGAAGGTCGACGCGTTCAACGTCGGCGTGATGATGCCGGTGCCGGACGACTTCGACCGCATCGACTGGCGGACTGACGGCTTCTGGCACACCTACGGCCCCGACGAAATCGGCCGACCCGTCGGTACCGCCACCCGCCTCGGCCCCGACGACACCCTCGCCGCCCGCCGCGCCTGGGAACCGGCCACGCCGTACCGCGACGGCAAGCTCGGTAAGCCGGACGTGCCGAAAACCTGGCCGTGGAACCATGACCTGCTCACAGTCGACGGCATGGAGTCCACCAAGGATTTCCGCGCCACCCGCTTCGACTTCCGGCAGTTCACGATCTCCGACGGTACCGTCGGTCTCCGCGCTCTCGCCGACGGCGACAAGCACGCCCAGGCCATCGCCGACCGCGACCGACGCATGCTCCAGATCTCCTACCACCACAACGGCGGCACCGAGTTCCACCTGGTCAAATCCCTCCGCGCTGACGTGCTCATCACCCAGCCAGGCACCAAGCTCGCCGACGAGGTGACCTTTCAGTTGGTGCGTGCGGCGGACTGA